In Saccharicrinis fermentans DSM 9555 = JCM 21142, a genomic segment contains:
- the mnmE gene encoding tRNA uridine-5-carboxymethylaminomethyl(34) synthesis GTPase MnmE gives MIDLNNTIVAVSTAQGAGAIAVVRLTGPESILICDRVFNAAKKGKRLTNQAANTIHFGSLMDNGKELDEVLVSIFKAPNSFTGENTVEVSCHGAPYIQQKVLELFIKNGAVMAAPGEFTQRAFLNGKMDLSQAEAVADLIASKSEAARRVALQQMKGGFSNELMRLRERLLNFISLIELELDFSEEDVEFADRQQLIDLINEIEQLLSKLLHSFSLGNAIKNGIPVAIVGHTNAGKSTLLNTILQEERAIVSDIHGTTRDVIEDTINIEGISFRFIDTAGIRKTTDTIENLGINRTFSKIESASIVVLMLDINDPDEKIHEAIAEVKDKMNADQKLIVAINKIDLLPPEEVEKRFNKTKFQDLSGTDTIISISAQKQTGIDQLSAELIKIINLKAVDNDEVIVTNARHYEALQRSHSSILRVVDGLQKGISGDFLAQDIREVLVFLGEITGGEIQTDEVLGNIFKNFCIGK, from the coding sequence ATGATAGACTTAAACAATACGATAGTCGCTGTTTCTACCGCTCAAGGGGCGGGTGCCATTGCAGTTGTGCGATTGACTGGCCCTGAAAGCATTCTCATTTGTGACAGGGTTTTTAACGCAGCCAAAAAAGGAAAGAGACTGACCAATCAGGCAGCCAATACCATTCATTTTGGATCACTGATGGATAACGGGAAAGAACTAGATGAGGTATTAGTAAGTATTTTTAAAGCACCCAACTCCTTTACCGGAGAAAATACAGTGGAGGTATCATGCCACGGGGCTCCATATATCCAACAAAAGGTATTGGAACTCTTCATCAAAAATGGGGCTGTAATGGCTGCTCCCGGAGAGTTCACCCAGAGAGCTTTCCTGAACGGAAAAATGGATCTTTCACAGGCAGAAGCCGTGGCTGACCTTATTGCCTCTAAGAGTGAAGCAGCCCGCAGGGTAGCCTTGCAACAAATGAAAGGTGGTTTTTCCAACGAATTAATGCGCCTGCGCGAACGCCTACTCAATTTCATCTCTCTCATTGAACTGGAACTGGACTTTAGCGAGGAAGACGTGGAATTTGCCGACCGCCAGCAGTTGATTGATCTCATCAACGAAATTGAACAACTATTGTCGAAACTACTCCACTCCTTCTCCTTGGGTAACGCCATCAAAAATGGAATCCCGGTGGCTATCGTTGGTCATACCAATGCGGGTAAATCTACCTTACTTAATACAATCCTGCAAGAAGAACGTGCCATCGTATCTGACATACATGGAACCACCCGGGATGTTATTGAAGATACCATCAATATAGAAGGTATCTCGTTCCGTTTTATCGACACTGCTGGCATACGAAAAACCACCGACACCATCGAAAACCTAGGCATAAACCGTACTTTTAGTAAAATAGAATCTGCGTCCATCGTTGTCTTGATGCTCGACATCAATGACCCCGATGAGAAAATACATGAGGCCATCGCCGAAGTCAAAGATAAAATGAATGCAGATCAAAAATTAATAGTGGCCATCAATAAAATTGATTTGTTGCCCCCAGAGGAAGTGGAAAAACGATTCAACAAAACAAAATTCCAAGATCTGTCAGGAACTGATACCATCATTTCCATATCGGCACAGAAACAAACGGGAATAGACCAACTATCGGCCGAATTGATAAAAATCATCAATCTAAAAGCTGTAGACAATGACGAAGTAATCGTCACCAATGCCCGTCACTACGAAGCCTTACAACGCTCTCACTCTTCAATACTACGTGTTGTCGACGGACTGCAAAAAGGTATTTCAGGCGATTTTCTGGCTCAGGATATCCGTGAGGTACTGGTGTTTCTGGGTGAAATAACCGGTGGTGAAATACAAACTGACGAAGTACTGGGCAATATATTTAAAAATTTCTGTATCGGAAAATAG
- a CDS encoding GNAT family N-acetyltransferase has translation MNYNTIQSEVYFLKMITPPPHPQSNIENTNIVHIEKPIDINWYRKLYTEVGEAYNWLDRIFMEDTKLLKKINSPQTHIYTFLVHQSLAGYCELVEEGKHIEMLYFGLLSDFIGKGYGKYFLRKAIDLAWSFNPTQVQLNTCDLDHPNAIRSYKKAGFVHYKTIVEEKKITIAP, from the coding sequence ATGAACTATAATACGATACAATCAGAGGTGTACTTTCTTAAAATGATAACTCCTCCCCCACATCCCCAGAGCAATATTGAAAATACCAATATCGTTCATATTGAAAAACCAATAGACATAAATTGGTATAGAAAATTATATACCGAGGTTGGTGAAGCTTATAACTGGCTAGATAGAATCTTTATGGAAGATACCAAACTTCTTAAGAAAATAAACAGCCCCCAAACGCATATCTACACTTTTCTTGTTCATCAAAGTCTCGCAGGTTATTGTGAACTTGTTGAAGAGGGGAAGCATATTGAAATGCTCTACTTTGGCTTACTTTCTGATTTTATTGGTAAAGGGTATGGAAAATACTTTTTACGAAAAGCCATCGACCTGGCCTGGTCTTTTAATCCTACTCAAGTGCAATTAAATACCTGCGATTTGGATCATCCCAATGCCATCAGGAGTTATAAGAAAGCAGGCTTTGTACACTACAAAACCATCGTTGAAGAAAAAAAAATAACCATCGCACCTTAG
- a CDS encoding slipin family protein, with product MKRIRINKGKIGLVFRNGDYIKILKAGTHWVWFFDKVGICNMSQPFTVSMELNILLQDEELADMLEVVEVLDNELVLKYENGVFNEVLKPGRYAYWKGSTNYAFKKVDLSKVDITEDIPVNILYKTDIFPYVRIYRVESYEKGLLFVDDKFIKELNQGVYCFWKNNTPVLVMKADLRQTQLEISGQELLTKDKAAIRISFFSTYKVVNAMKALTENQDYKKQLHVTLQLALREYVGTLTLDEILERKEEVADFIMGSVREKSVDYGIELSDGGIRDIILPGEVKEIMNQVLVAQKRAQANIITRREETASTRSLLNTAKLMEDNTMLFKLKEMEYVEKIADKINTISLSGGGQVVDQLKEIFSTDR from the coding sequence ATGAAACGAATAAGAATAAACAAAGGTAAAATCGGTTTAGTATTTAGAAATGGAGATTATATTAAAATATTAAAAGCTGGTACTCATTGGGTGTGGTTCTTTGATAAAGTAGGGATTTGTAATATGTCGCAACCATTTACAGTATCTATGGAATTAAACATCTTGTTGCAAGATGAAGAATTAGCCGACATGTTAGAAGTTGTAGAAGTGTTGGATAATGAATTGGTATTGAAATATGAAAACGGAGTATTCAATGAAGTGCTTAAGCCTGGGCGTTATGCGTATTGGAAAGGATCAACGAACTATGCCTTTAAAAAAGTAGATTTAAGTAAGGTAGATATTACCGAAGATATACCTGTAAATATTCTTTATAAAACTGATATTTTTCCTTATGTAAGAATTTATCGTGTAGAGTCGTACGAAAAAGGTTTGTTGTTTGTTGATGATAAGTTTATTAAAGAGTTAAACCAAGGTGTATATTGTTTTTGGAAAAATAATACACCAGTACTAGTTATGAAAGCAGATTTGCGTCAAACACAACTAGAAATCTCAGGTCAGGAATTATTAACAAAAGATAAAGCAGCGATTCGAATCAGCTTTTTTTCTACGTATAAAGTAGTAAATGCGATGAAAGCTTTAACAGAAAATCAAGATTATAAGAAGCAATTGCATGTAACGCTTCAGTTAGCTTTGCGAGAATATGTGGGTACGTTAACCTTGGATGAAATATTGGAGAGAAAAGAGGAGGTGGCTGATTTTATTATGGGTTCCGTACGCGAAAAATCTGTTGATTATGGTATAGAGTTATCTGATGGTGGTATTCGAGATATAATTTTGCCAGGAGAAGTTAAAGAAATCATGAATCAGGTATTGGTGGCACAAAAGAGAGCTCAAGCTAATATTATCACGCGCAGAGAAGAAACAGCATCTACACGAAGTTTATTGAATACTGCTAAATTGATGGAGGATAATACTATGCTTTTTAAGTTAAAAGAAATGGAGTATGTGGAAAAAATTGCAGATAAAATCAATACTATTTCCTTATCCGGTGGTGGACAAGTAGTAGATCAGTTAAAGGAGATATTTTCTACTGATAGATAA
- a CDS encoding Crp/Fnr family transcriptional regulator, which translates to MLFDYPILKECPVFKGLTFEEINALFKQVHFQVKRYPDDHLVACAGDRVDHLMIVLSGSVKGEMMDFSGKTIKIEDIEAPKPVAIAFLFGRNNRYPVNVVSNKHSELLIVPKESVLKLFNKNETILLNYLNTISNRSQFLSQKIKFLSFQTVKGKIANYMLQIRQEDSMHLTLPLSQSQMGELFGVARPSIGRAMRELHNDGIVRANGKEIEILNIQKLKECLV; encoded by the coding sequence ATGTTGTTTGATTATCCTATTTTAAAGGAATGTCCTGTTTTTAAAGGTTTAACATTTGAAGAAATTAATGCCTTATTTAAGCAGGTTCATTTTCAAGTGAAGAGATATCCTGATGATCATTTGGTGGCTTGTGCTGGCGATCGTGTGGATCATTTGATGATTGTGTTATCGGGTAGTGTAAAGGGGGAAATGATGGATTTTTCAGGTAAGACCATTAAAATAGAAGATATTGAAGCGCCTAAACCGGTGGCTATCGCCTTTTTATTTGGGAGGAACAACAGGTATCCTGTAAATGTGGTTTCTAATAAGCACTCAGAATTATTGATTGTACCCAAAGAATCTGTTCTTAAGTTGTTCAATAAAAATGAAACTATTCTGTTGAATTACTTAAACACCATTTCTAATCGTTCCCAATTTTTATCGCAAAAAATTAAATTTTTATCTTTTCAAACTGTAAAAGGAAAAATTGCTAATTATATGTTGCAGATCCGCCAAGAAGATTCCATGCATCTTACCTTACCTTTATCGCAAAGTCAAATGGGAGAGCTTTTTGGAGTGGCCAGGCCATCCATTGGTAGGGCGATGAGGGAATTGCATAATGATGGAATTGTGCGGGCCAATGGCAAAGAAATAGAGATCTTAAATATTCAGAAATTAAAAGAATGCCTCGTTTAG
- a CDS encoding toxin-antitoxin system YwqK family antitoxin: MKLFKYFLIVSLFTSCITVKDGVNVYFFKKIDVTTSDCRKQYFYKGEPLNGNYIIKSRRFFCRSYSNQHFKDGFDNGKKTHYYKGLMKYQYTYKNGLLDGEQIDYYDGEKWQVSTRRNGLLWGNTLMYGENRRDTAFFAKIYTHKDKMDTYASSVYQLHFYKNLPLVLFENVCLLKAPVFEQNFYLQKDSTLVYKKTWIRSKDGYYYVEKEEEF, from the coding sequence ATGAAACTATTTAAATATTTTTTAATTGTCAGCTTATTTACCTCCTGCATCACAGTAAAGGATGGAGTGAACGTCTATTTTTTTAAAAAAATAGACGTTACGACAAGTGATTGTAGAAAACAATACTTTTACAAGGGTGAACCTTTAAACGGTAACTATATAATAAAATCCAGACGTTTTTTTTGTAGAAGTTATAGCAATCAACATTTTAAAGATGGGTTTGATAATGGAAAAAAGACGCATTATTATAAAGGTTTGATGAAGTATCAATATACATACAAAAATGGACTGTTAGATGGTGAGCAAATAGATTATTATGACGGAGAAAAGTGGCAAGTATCAACGCGTAGAAATGGTCTGTTATGGGGAAATACATTGATGTATGGAGAAAATCGTAGAGATACTGCTTTTTTTGCTAAAATATATACCCATAAAGATAAGATGGATACATATGCTTCATCTGTCTATCAACTTCATTTTTATAAAAACTTACCTTTAGTATTATTCGAGAACGTCTGCTTACTTAAAGCGCCAGTATTCGAGCAGAATTTTTATCTGCAAAAAGACAGCACATTGGTTTATAAAAAAACTTGGATTCGTTCCAAAGATGGATACTATTACGTGGAAAAGGAAGAGGAATTTTAA
- a CDS encoding ATP-binding protein, giving the protein MERDVIKIDEELCNGCGQCIPGCHEGALQIIDGKARLISDLMCDGLGACLGHCPQGAMEIERREADPYDETKVMEIMVSKGFNTVIAHLKHLKDHNEMGFVKEAMAFLKNNTDKYDFDLQEVIDTMHGKKETPTMAHQGGGCPGSQSREIKRTAFSLADTAPVTPQPSQLKQWPVQMHLINPAASFFKEADMVLAADCVPFAMGDFHSKFLKNKVLAIACPKLDNGMDTYLNKLVSLINDARINSLTVVIMQVPCCGGLMGLANQALQLASRKIPIKKAVISIEGEVLSEEWV; this is encoded by the coding sequence ATGGAAAGAGACGTAATTAAAATTGATGAAGAGTTATGTAATGGTTGTGGCCAATGCATTCCTGGTTGCCACGAGGGAGCATTACAAATTATCGATGGAAAGGCCCGATTGATCAGTGACCTGATGTGTGATGGACTGGGCGCTTGCCTGGGTCACTGTCCGCAGGGTGCCATGGAAATCGAACGAAGAGAGGCGGATCCCTATGACGAAACCAAAGTGATGGAAATAATGGTTAGTAAAGGATTCAATACCGTTATTGCCCACCTTAAACACTTGAAAGACCATAACGAAATGGGCTTTGTGAAAGAAGCCATGGCCTTTTTAAAGAATAATACGGATAAATATGATTTTGATCTGCAAGAAGTAATAGATACGATGCACGGAAAAAAAGAAACACCCACAATGGCACACCAAGGTGGAGGCTGCCCTGGTTCGCAAAGTAGAGAAATTAAACGTACCGCCTTTTCTTTGGCTGATACAGCTCCTGTTACGCCTCAACCATCTCAGTTAAAACAATGGCCGGTGCAAATGCACCTGATCAATCCCGCAGCTAGCTTCTTTAAGGAAGCGGACATGGTGCTGGCTGCAGACTGTGTTCCTTTTGCCATGGGTGATTTTCATTCCAAATTTCTAAAAAACAAAGTATTGGCCATAGCTTGCCCTAAGTTGGATAATGGCATGGACACGTATCTAAATAAATTGGTTTCTCTAATTAACGATGCCAGAATCAATTCCTTGACCGTTGTAATTATGCAAGTACCTTGTTGCGGTGGCCTAATGGGACTCGCAAACCAAGCTTTACAGCTGGCCTCTAGAAAAATTCCCATTAAGAAAGCCGTCATCTCTATTGAGGGAGAGGTATTAAGCGAAGAATGGGTTTAA
- the hcp gene encoding hydroxylamine reductase produces the protein MSMFCYQCQEAAKGTGCTIKGVCGKTDEVAALQDVLLFVTKGLAHVNTIAANNQLASDKAYKYMIDALFITITNANFDGGKIESKIIEGIELRDALKEELTAKGIELPTKEHSVNYVGSTQEDFLKVAPAIGVLSIENEDIRSLKELLIYGVKGMAAYAEHAMNLQYESKEVCEFIQKALVASTNNDLGVDELVGLVLECGKFGVDVMALLDKANTESYGNPEITSVNIGVKNNPAILISGHDLKDMEELLKQTEGTGVDVYTHSEMLPANYYPAFKKYTHFVGNYGNAWWKQKEEFESFNGPILFTTNCIVPPKDSYKDRVYTTGTSGFDGCTHIADRQNGQAKDFSAIIEHAKKCAAPTEIESGEIVGGFAHNQVLQLADKVVDAIKSGAIKKFVVMAGCDGRMNEREYYSEFATELPNDTVILTAGCAKFRYNKLPLGDIGGIPRVLDAGQCNDSYSLAVTALKLKEVFGLDDINDLPIVYNIAWYEQKAVIVLLALLSLGVKNINLGPTLPAFLSPNVANVLIENFGIGGITNVKDDIERMILA, from the coding sequence ATGAGTATGTTCTGTTATCAATGTCAGGAAGCAGCCAAAGGAACAGGTTGCACAATCAAAGGAGTATGTGGTAAAACCGATGAGGTAGCCGCACTTCAAGATGTATTATTATTTGTGACCAAAGGATTGGCGCACGTAAATACCATTGCAGCAAATAACCAATTAGCCAGTGATAAAGCCTATAAGTACATGATCGATGCTTTATTTATCACCATCACCAATGCAAATTTTGATGGTGGAAAAATAGAGTCTAAAATCATAGAGGGAATTGAACTAAGAGATGCTCTCAAAGAAGAATTAACAGCAAAAGGAATTGAGCTTCCTACGAAAGAACATAGTGTTAATTACGTGGGCTCAACCCAAGAGGACTTTCTGAAAGTAGCTCCTGCCATCGGTGTTCTTTCTATCGAAAACGAAGATATCCGCTCCTTAAAAGAGCTTTTAATTTATGGTGTTAAAGGTATGGCTGCTTATGCAGAACACGCTATGAACCTTCAATACGAAAGCAAGGAAGTATGTGAGTTTATACAAAAAGCATTGGTGGCATCTACCAATAATGATTTGGGAGTTGACGAACTGGTAGGCTTAGTGTTGGAATGTGGAAAATTTGGAGTGGATGTCATGGCGCTGTTAGATAAAGCAAACACAGAAAGTTATGGTAACCCAGAAATTACATCCGTAAATATTGGTGTTAAAAATAATCCTGCTATCCTTATTTCAGGTCATGACCTGAAAGACATGGAAGAGCTATTGAAACAAACCGAAGGAACTGGTGTAGACGTTTACACCCACAGCGAAATGCTACCTGCCAACTACTATCCTGCATTTAAAAAGTATACACATTTCGTAGGTAACTATGGCAACGCATGGTGGAAACAAAAAGAAGAGTTCGAAAGCTTTAATGGACCTATCTTATTCACAACCAACTGTATCGTCCCTCCTAAAGATAGCTACAAGGATAGAGTGTATACAACCGGAACCAGTGGTTTCGACGGATGTACACATATTGCGGACAGACAAAATGGGCAGGCTAAAGATTTCAGCGCCATTATAGAACACGCTAAAAAATGTGCTGCTCCTACTGAAATTGAAAGCGGTGAAATAGTAGGTGGATTTGCTCATAACCAAGTACTGCAATTGGCTGATAAAGTGGTTGATGCTATTAAAAGTGGTGCTATCAAGAAATTTGTTGTGATGGCAGGTTGTGATGGTAGAATGAATGAGCGTGAGTACTATAGTGAATTTGCTACTGAACTACCCAATGATACTGTAATCTTAACTGCCGGATGTGCGAAATTTCGCTACAACAAACTTCCTTTGGGAGATATAGGTGGTATACCAAGGGTATTGGATGCCGGACAGTGTAATGACTCTTACTCATTGGCAGTAACTGCGTTAAAACTAAAAGAAGTTTTTGGTCTTGATGATATTAACGACCTTCCAATTGTTTATAACATCGCTTGGTACGAACAAAAGGCTGTCATCGTATTATTGGCCTTATTAAGCCTCGGTGTTAAAAATATAAATCTGGGACCTACCTTACCTGCATTTTTATCTCCTAATGTAGCAAATGTATTAATCGAAAACTTCGGCATTGGTGGTATTACCAACGTTAAAGATGATATTGAAAGAATGATTCTTGCATAG
- a CDS encoding transposase domain-containing protein encodes MDTITWKRKKNFKVDLHQGTFNRRYLIDNLFDRLLVACVTSENDFRYLLLGCCKASDVNPREWLTDVFSKIALYNSNYDLDLADLLPHNWKKSNSCQNIPKNTH; translated from the coding sequence ATGGACACTATTACTTGGAAAAGGAAGAAGAATTTTAAGGTTGATTTACATCAAGGAACTTTTAATCGGCGTTATCTCATAGACAATCTGTTCGATAGACTTCTAGTCGCCTGTGTAACTTCAGAAAATGATTTTAGGTATTTACTACTGGGATGCTGCAAAGCCAGTGATGTAAATCCTCGCGAATGGCTTACGGATGTATTTTCTAAGATTGCGTTATACAACAGCAATTATGATTTAGACTTGGCTGATCTTTTGCCGCACAATTGGAAAAAGTCTAATAGTTGTCAGAATATTCCAAAAAACACCCACTAA
- a CDS encoding RtcB family protein, whose protein sequence is MKQVISTENRPIKMWLDEIEENALIQAKNMANLPFVHKHVALMPDAHMGYGMPIGGVLATKGVIIPNAVGVDIGCGMCAMRTSIGDADSDTLKSIMSQIRKLIPVGFNWHKEAQDEKYMPNMDVLPAIVERHIIKAQKQIGSLGGGNHFIEIQHGSDGYIWVMIHSGSRNLGNQVAQFYNKKAKALNERWHASVPASYDLAFLPIETDEAHAYMKEMNYCVDFAFANRRLMMERVQHAFQSVMKGEVEFDELINIAHNYAAWENHFGENVLVHRKGATRARLGELGIIPGSQGTKSYIVEGLGNPESFESCSHGAGRVMGRKQAQRELDLNTEIKRLDDKGIIHGIRHNKDLDEAAGAYKDIDTVMANQQDLVKVKVELEPLAVVKR, encoded by the coding sequence ATGAAACAAGTTATATCAACAGAAAACCGACCTATAAAAATGTGGTTGGACGAAATAGAAGAGAATGCCTTAATTCAGGCAAAAAACATGGCCAACTTGCCCTTTGTACATAAGCATGTTGCTTTAATGCCAGACGCGCATATGGGCTATGGAATGCCTATAGGTGGTGTATTGGCCACCAAAGGTGTTATCATTCCCAATGCTGTAGGCGTTGATATTGGATGCGGTATGTGTGCTATGCGAACCAGTATAGGTGATGCTGATTCTGATACATTAAAGAGTATCATGAGTCAAATACGAAAGCTGATTCCTGTAGGATTTAATTGGCATAAAGAGGCTCAAGATGAAAAATATATGCCAAATATGGATGTGTTACCCGCAATTGTTGAACGACATATTATAAAAGCCCAAAAGCAGATTGGTTCTTTAGGCGGTGGAAATCATTTTATTGAAATTCAACACGGATCGGATGGTTATATCTGGGTAATGATTCATTCTGGGAGTAGAAACTTAGGCAATCAAGTAGCTCAATTCTATAACAAAAAAGCGAAAGCTTTAAACGAACGTTGGCATGCTTCAGTTCCAGCTTCATACGACTTAGCATTTTTGCCCATCGAAACGGATGAAGCACATGCTTATATGAAAGAGATGAATTATTGTGTAGATTTTGCTTTTGCTAACCGTCGTTTAATGATGGAGCGTGTGCAACATGCTTTTCAATCAGTTATGAAAGGAGAAGTGGAGTTTGATGAATTAATAAACATTGCCCATAACTATGCTGCTTGGGAGAATCATTTTGGCGAAAATGTGCTGGTTCATCGTAAAGGGGCAACCAGAGCACGTTTAGGTGAATTAGGTATTATTCCGGGATCACAAGGAACCAAATCATATATCGTGGAAGGTTTAGGAAATCCAGAAAGCTTTGAGTCATGCTCGCATGGTGCAGGTCGTGTAATGGGGCGTAAACAAGCGCAACGAGAGTTAGATTTGAACACTGAGATCAAGCGTTTGGATGATAAGGGCATTATTCACGGCATTCGTCATAACAAAGATCTAGATGAAGCGGCAGGAGCCTACAAGGATATTGATACCGTAATGGCCAATCAACAAGATTTAGTTAAAGTAAAAGTGGAGTTGGAGCCTTTGGCAGTGGTGAAACGGTAG
- a CDS encoding helix-turn-helix transcriptional regulator, which translates to MPVNRNALIRYTTIDKCLRNRYRKWTLEDLIETCSDALYEFEGIDKGVSKRTIQLDIQTMRSEKLGYNAPIIITDKKYYTYEDPDYSITNLPLSNQDLDKLTDAIEILKQFQGFSHFKEMTGLIQKLENKIHTEQNQSRPIIHIERNEELKGLEHLNGLYEEILKQQVIIINYKSFKARKSQRIYFHPYLLKEFNNRWFLVGRKTKGETIITLALDRIESFQPAENIKFKMDETFHPDSYYENIIGVTVNHGLEPRIIKLAINSENAPYVLTKPIHWTQKLIEQNDNGIIISIKLIPNYELERLFLGFGPALEVLSPPSLRKKMSDLLTKAYEQYNK; encoded by the coding sequence ATGCCAGTTAATAGGAATGCCCTCATTAGATATACTACTATTGATAAATGCTTGCGTAACAGATATAGGAAGTGGACTTTAGAGGATTTAATTGAAACTTGTTCTGATGCTTTATATGAGTTTGAGGGAATTGACAAAGGGGTTAGTAAACGTACCATTCAATTGGATATTCAAACCATGCGAAGTGAGAAATTGGGATATAATGCTCCTATCATCATCACCGATAAAAAGTACTACACTTATGAAGATCCTGATTATTCAATTACGAATTTACCCTTGTCAAATCAGGACTTAGATAAACTAACGGATGCAATAGAAATCTTAAAGCAGTTTCAAGGATTTAGTCATTTTAAAGAGATGACAGGATTAATACAGAAATTAGAGAACAAAATACATACTGAGCAAAATCAATCTCGTCCAATCATACATATTGAACGCAACGAAGAATTAAAAGGTCTTGAGCATCTAAATGGATTATACGAAGAGATTCTTAAACAGCAAGTCATTATCATTAATTATAAATCTTTTAAAGCCAGGAAATCACAACGCATCTATTTTCATCCATATCTACTAAAAGAGTTTAATAATAGATGGTTTTTAGTTGGAAGAAAAACAAAAGGAGAAACAATTATCACCTTAGCATTGGATCGTATTGAATCTTTTCAACCAGCTGAGAATATTAAATTTAAAATGGATGAAACTTTTCATCCGGACTCCTATTATGAAAACATTATTGGTGTTACCGTCAATCATGGCCTTGAACCAAGAATAATAAAATTAGCCATCAATTCAGAAAACGCACCTTACGTTTTAACCAAACCCATCCATTGGACGCAGAAACTCATTGAGCAAAACGATAATGGAATTATCATCAGTATTAAATTAATACCAAATTATGAATTGGAACGATTATTCCTAGGTTTTGGACCAGCATTGGAAGTATTATCTCCTCCTTCTTTAAGGAAAAAAATGAGTGATTTGCTTACAAAAGCCTATGAACAATACAACAAATAG
- the sucD gene encoding succinate--CoA ligase subunit alpha, which produces MSVLVTDKSNVIVQGFTGSEGTFHASQMIEYGTKVVGGVTPGKGGTTHLNLPVFNTVKEAVEKVQADVSVIFVPPAFAADAIMEAADAGIKVAIAITEGIPTADMVKVKDYLQHKETRLVGPNCPGVISPGLAKVGIMPGFIHAKGKIGVVSRSGTLTYEAVDQLTKEGLGQSTCIGIGGDPIIGTTTKEAVELLMNDPETEGIIMIGEIGGGMETEAARWIKENATKPVVGFIAGQTAPKGRRMGHAGAIIGGAEDTAAAKMKVMKECGIHVVESPASLGATMKKALS; this is translated from the coding sequence ATGAGCGTATTAGTAACAGATAAATCGAATGTGATAGTTCAAGGTTTTACCGGCAGTGAAGGGACTTTTCACGCTTCTCAAATGATTGAATACGGTACTAAGGTAGTAGGAGGTGTAACGCCTGGTAAAGGTGGCACAACTCATTTGAATCTACCTGTTTTTAATACGGTAAAAGAAGCTGTTGAGAAGGTGCAAGCCGACGTGTCTGTCATCTTTGTTCCCCCAGCCTTTGCTGCGGATGCAATTATGGAGGCTGCGGATGCGGGGATAAAAGTGGCCATTGCTATTACCGAAGGAATTCCTACTGCCGATATGGTGAAGGTAAAAGATTATTTACAACATAAAGAAACCCGTTTGGTTGGTCCCAACTGTCCAGGAGTGATATCTCCAGGCTTAGCGAAGGTGGGCATTATGCCTGGTTTTATTCATGCCAAAGGAAAGATTGGTGTTGTTTCTCGTTCGGGTACTTTGACCTATGAAGCAGTGGATCAGCTTACCAAAGAAGGCTTGGGGCAGAGTACGTGTATTGGTATTGGAGGTGATCCAATTATTGGAACTACGACCAAAGAGGCCGTTGAATTATTGATGAATGATCCGGAAACCGAAGGTATTATTATGATTGGTGAGATTGGAGGTGGTATGGAAACCGAAGCGGCACGGTGGATAAAGGAGAATGCCACTAAACCGGTTGTTGGTTTTATAGCAGGACAAACAGCACCTAAAGGGCGCCGGATGGGACATGCCGGTGCTATTATTGGTGGGGCAGAGGATACTGCTGCAGCTAAAATGAAAGTGATGAAAGAATGTGGTATTCATGTGGTGGAATCACCTGCTTCATTGGGAGCTACCATGAAAAAAGCCCTTTCCTAA